The Paenibacillus tianjinensis genome has a window encoding:
- a CDS encoding DL-endopeptidase inhibitor IseA family protein — protein MAQTGQSPGELKALIDAAEGVWFEVFYSGDLNEAITVGDREYYLLPFKFSTKEKVITYFRRFWGVTMSNRMFCNLYTIKRNNRLYVIAGDPGIFTTIPRRVRVTSRTATRISVTAVLSMSEDYDEETMVVQYLIGKTGTGLRVLDRNKKDERFARCGRPG, from the coding sequence ATGGCGCAAACAGGACAATCACCCGGTGAGCTAAAAGCTTTGATTGATGCAGCGGAAGGTGTCTGGTTCGAGGTGTTTTATTCCGGGGACTTAAATGAGGCGATTACCGTGGGCGATAGGGAGTATTATCTTCTGCCGTTCAAATTCAGTACAAAGGAAAAGGTGATCACTTACTTCAGGCGTTTCTGGGGAGTAACTATGAGCAATAGAATGTTCTGTAATTTGTATACGATTAAGCGAAATAACAGATTGTATGTTATTGCGGGCGATCCTGGTATATTTACCACGATCCCTAGAAGAGTAAGGGTGACCAGCCGTACGGCAACCAGAATTAGTGTTACAGCTGTCCTATCCATGAGTGAGGATTACGATGAGGAAACTATGGTGGTTCAATACCTGATCGGCAAAACCGGAACGGGGCTTCGCGTCCTGGACCGAAATAAGAAGGATGAGCGTTTTGCCAGATGCGGAAGGCCAGGATAA
- a CDS encoding tetraprenyl-beta-curcumene synthase family protein encodes MNEFEQGRYLSPRSPIGLMSRVYKYVLPEVRECLHFWRQDAEGIPDPELRKQALASIETKQFHCEGGGIYAAGNLSMRHILIPLIVAYQTISDYLDNLCDRSTSLDPADFRLLHQSMLDAINPKAEPVNYYALRSEQNDGGYLHRLVRKCQEMTARLPGYAAAAAEIHDLAVLYTDLQVYKHIRPELREAALKEWWAVEGKRAPHLHWNEFAAATGSTLGVFMLFLASCDPRLSTSKAASIRAAYFPHLCGLHIMLDYLIDQDEDRAGGDLNFCNYYDNTDTMLNRIASIVEWARKDVQNLPETSMHRMVIEGLLALYLSDPKVSEQREVRSVSKRLMRRSPLTRLFFFVNSRWIRKHMY; translated from the coding sequence TTGAATGAATTTGAGCAAGGCCGTTACCTAAGCCCCAGAAGCCCGATAGGGCTCATGAGCAGGGTCTATAAGTACGTGCTGCCGGAAGTGCGGGAATGTCTTCACTTTTGGCGCCAAGATGCGGAAGGGATTCCCGATCCCGAACTCCGGAAACAAGCGCTTGCCAGCATTGAGACCAAACAGTTTCATTGTGAAGGCGGCGGTATTTATGCTGCCGGCAATTTGTCGATGAGACATATACTGATTCCGCTTATTGTCGCTTATCAAACGATCAGTGATTATCTGGACAATCTGTGTGACCGCAGTACCTCACTAGATCCGGCCGATTTCAGGCTGCTGCATCAATCCATGCTGGACGCCATTAATCCTAAGGCTGAACCCGTCAATTATTATGCATTGCGCAGTGAGCAGAATGACGGCGGATATCTTCACAGGCTTGTCCGCAAATGCCAGGAGATGACTGCGCGCTTACCAGGCTATGCTGCGGCAGCTGCGGAGATTCATGATCTTGCCGTACTGTATACGGATTTGCAGGTGTACAAGCACATCCGCCCCGAACTCAGGGAAGCTGCCCTGAAGGAATGGTGGGCGGTGGAAGGAAAGCGTGCTCCGCATCTTCACTGGAATGAATTTGCTGCGGCTACCGGTTCTACACTGGGAGTGTTCATGCTTTTCCTGGCCTCTTGCGACCCCCGGCTAAGCACTTCGAAAGCGGCTTCGATTCGTGCAGCGTACTTTCCGCATCTTTGCGGATTGCACATCATGCTCGATTATCTGATTGATCAGGACGAAGACCGGGCCGGCGGTGACCTCAATTTCTGCAATTATTATGACAATACTGATACCATGCTGAATCGGATCGCTTCCATCGTGGAGTGGGCCCGCAAGGATGTCCAGAACTTACCTGAGACCTCAATGCATCGTATGGTCATCGAGGGGCTTCTGGCACTTTATTTATCCGATCCAAAAGTCAGCGAACAGCGGGAAGTTCGTTCGGTATCCAAGCGTTTAATGAGAAGAAGTCCGCTGACCAGACTGTTCTTCTTCGTTAACAGCCGCTGGATACGCAAACACATGTATTAA
- a CDS encoding cold shock domain-containing protein codes for MKGTVKWFNAEKGYGFLQVEGGEDVFVHFSAIQGDGFKTLDEGQAVEFDITDGNRGPQAANVVKL; via the coding sequence TTGAAAGGTACAGTAAAATGGTTTAACGCAGAAAAAGGTTATGGTTTCCTTCAAGTAGAAGGCGGCGAAGATGTATTCGTTCACTTCTCAGCTATTCAGGGCGACGGATTCAAAACATTGGATGAAGGCCAAGCGGTTGAATTCGATATCACTGACGGTAACCGCGGTCCACAAGCAGCTAACGTAGTTAAATTATAA
- a CDS encoding LapA family protein, with product MKLQWSLILGLIFALLTAVFAVINVDPVQVNFGFDQIELPLILVILGCAVIGGVIVGSYGIFRQYKLQKQIKVLNAELSKLRDAGNAFDPLSPQAQHDSLAEEPNMER from the coding sequence ATGAAACTGCAATGGTCGCTAATTTTAGGTTTAATCTTTGCGCTGCTTACAGCTGTATTCGCAGTGATCAACGTAGATCCGGTTCAGGTGAATTTCGGCTTCGATCAGATCGAGCTCCCGCTTATTCTTGTTATTCTGGGCTGCGCGGTTATCGGCGGGGTCATCGTCGGCTCCTACGGTATTTTCCGCCAGTACAAGCTGCAGAAGCAAATTAAAGTACTGAACGCAGAGCTGTCCAAGCTGCGGGATGCGGGAAACGCGTTCGATCCCTTATCTCCTCAAGCCCAGCATGACAGCCTGGCTGAGGAACCGAATATGGAGCGCTAA
- the pepF gene encoding oligoendopeptidase F, with protein MEQLLKRSEVPAENRWKLEDMFASQAEWDSEYSEVKELIKKAAAFQGKLDTPEELKACFELDDQLSLLTERLYVYAHMRQDEDTAAPTYQALTQKAKKLSVEAGEALSFVTPEILALPVEKLDQFIADPALSAYTFTLTEMKREKAHVLSKAEEALLAQVGNISQAPQNIFGMLNNADLKFPKIKNEEGKEVELTHGSYIQFLESPDREVRKNAFKAVYETYAKQKNTIAATLSANVNKNVFYSRVRKYPSVLEMSLYGDNIPKEVYTNLIDTIHESLPLMHRYMKLRQKLLGVDELHMYDLFAPLVDEYKLDITFEEAKKITKEGLKPLGEDYLSVLQEGYDKGWIDVYENENKRTGAYSWGAYGTHPYVLLNHNDNLNSMFTLAHEMGHALHSYYSDNALKYRDAQYTIFLAEVASTTNEALLMDYLLKKSTDPKEKMYLLTYYADQFRTTVFRQTMFAEFEKMIHQRAEDGESLTPQDLSAIYYDLNVKYYGKDMVVDKDIEMEWARIPHFYNSFYVYKYATGFSAATSFSKQILEEGKPAVDRYLGFLKSGGSDYSINILAKAGVDMSSPEPIREAMSVFESVIEQMEQLTK; from the coding sequence ATGGAACAATTATTGAAGAGAAGTGAAGTGCCCGCCGAAAACCGCTGGAAGCTTGAAGATATGTTTGCATCGCAGGCGGAATGGGATTCTGAATACAGCGAAGTCAAAGAGCTGATTAAAAAAGCCGCCGCATTCCAGGGCAAGCTGGATACGCCGGAAGAGCTTAAAGCTTGCTTTGAGCTGGATGACCAATTGTCGCTGCTGACAGAACGACTCTATGTCTACGCACATATGCGCCAGGATGAGGACACTGCCGCACCGACCTATCAGGCACTTACGCAAAAAGCGAAAAAGCTGAGTGTCGAAGCTGGTGAAGCTCTTTCTTTTGTAACCCCTGAAATTCTGGCTTTGCCTGTGGAGAAGCTGGATCAGTTCATCGCTGACCCTGCCCTTTCCGCCTATACCTTTACCTTAACAGAAATGAAGCGTGAAAAGGCGCATGTCCTCTCCAAAGCGGAGGAAGCTCTGCTCGCTCAGGTGGGAAACATCTCCCAGGCACCGCAGAATATTTTTGGCATGCTGAACAACGCCGATCTCAAGTTCCCCAAGATCAAAAATGAGGAAGGCAAGGAAGTGGAATTGACTCACGGGAGTTATATTCAGTTCCTGGAGAGTCCGGACCGCGAAGTGCGCAAGAACGCTTTTAAAGCCGTCTACGAGACTTATGCCAAGCAAAAAAATACCATCGCCGCTACACTTAGCGCAAATGTAAACAAAAATGTTTTCTACTCACGGGTCCGCAAGTATCCGTCCGTGCTGGAAATGTCGCTCTACGGCGATAATATTCCCAAGGAAGTCTACACAAACCTGATCGACACCATTCACGAGAGTCTGCCGCTCATGCACCGTTACATGAAGCTTCGCCAGAAGCTGCTTGGCGTTGATGAACTACATATGTATGACCTGTTCGCTCCTCTGGTAGATGAATATAAGCTGGATATTACTTTTGAAGAAGCAAAAAAGATTACCAAAGAAGGTCTTAAGCCGCTCGGAGAAGACTACCTCAGTGTGCTGCAGGAAGGTTACGACAAGGGCTGGATCGATGTCTACGAGAATGAGAACAAACGCACCGGAGCTTACAGCTGGGGAGCCTACGGCACCCATCCGTATGTGCTGCTGAACCATAACGACAACCTGAACAGCATGTTTACACTAGCGCATGAAATGGGTCACGCCCTGCATTCGTACTATTCGGATAACGCGCTGAAGTACCGTGATGCACAGTACACGATTTTCCTCGCAGAAGTGGCGTCTACAACGAATGAAGCGCTGCTGATGGACTATCTGTTAAAGAAGTCAACCGATCCGAAGGAGAAAATGTATCTGCTCACCTACTACGCTGACCAGTTCCGTACAACGGTATTCCGCCAGACCATGTTCGCCGAGTTCGAAAAAATGATCCACCAGCGTGCAGAAGACGGCGAATCGCTGACTCCGCAGGATCTGTCGGCCATCTACTATGACCTTAATGTGAAGTACTACGGCAAGGACATGGTGGTTGATAAAGATATCGAAATGGAATGGGCACGGATCCCTCATTTCTACAACAGCTTCTATGTTTATAAATATGCTACCGGCTTCTCTGCAGCAACCAGCTTCTCCAAACAGATTCTGGAGGAAGGCAAACCGGCGGTGGACCGCTACCTCGGCTTCCTGAAGAGCGGCGGCAGTGATTATTCGATCAATATCCTGGCCAAAGCCGGTGTAGACATGTCTTCTCCGGAACCGATCCGTGAAGCAATGAGTGTCTTCGAGAGCGTTATTGAGCAGATGGAACAGTTGACCAAATAA
- a CDS encoding copper amine oxidase N-terminal domain-containing protein, producing MRKFILGLLCGLVIASSSVAFASGSIKALLFPASFEINGSTVTPSSSVQALHVNGSTYVPLRFIAENLGATVGYDAELQRIIVKNRELNLKDPDYAGIRAGNLIVTPSGGNSIVTGQLIFAGVGNSKNKISATLSFYNDSNRKIGEVLIKGNQFGVEAQAFTAKGTGDFRAYTTAILHVDAVNDKPALKPVSFIYKNSKYNFTLQLPAYWEGRYKVESSVNAASDRESIHFVTNQGGIIFSILVWTEQEWKEQGAMTQEVAQIWKLGEQGNKVFTIILPGDVQYDPENEEQTAEYHKLVSYIDLIRTSFKLQE from the coding sequence TTGAGAAAATTTATACTCGGCCTGCTATGCGGCCTGGTTATTGCCAGTTCATCCGTTGCCTTCGCATCAGGCTCTATCAAGGCTTTATTGTTCCCGGCAAGCTTCGAAATTAACGGCAGTACGGTGACGCCAAGCAGCAGTGTCCAGGCGCTTCATGTGAACGGCTCCACCTATGTGCCGCTGCGTTTTATCGCAGAGAATCTGGGTGCTACAGTGGGCTATGATGCGGAGCTGCAGAGAATTATTGTCAAGAACAGGGAGCTGAATCTTAAAGACCCGGATTACGCAGGCATAAGAGCCGGTAATCTCATTGTGACCCCATCGGGCGGGAATTCCATAGTCACGGGCCAGCTAATATTTGCCGGGGTAGGCAACAGTAAGAATAAAATCTCTGCCACACTCTCATTTTACAATGACAGCAACAGGAAGATAGGTGAAGTTCTGATTAAAGGGAATCAGTTTGGAGTCGAAGCCCAAGCCTTTACAGCCAAAGGAACGGGAGATTTCAGAGCCTATACCACGGCTATTCTGCATGTCGATGCTGTGAATGACAAGCCTGCTCTCAAGCCTGTCTCCTTCATCTACAAGAATTCCAAATATAATTTTACGCTGCAGCTTCCAGCTTACTGGGAGGGGAGATACAAGGTAGAGTCTTCCGTAAACGCAGCTTCAGACCGGGAAAGCATTCATTTTGTGACCAATCAGGGCGGAATTATATTTTCAATCCTGGTGTGGACTGAACAAGAATGGAAAGAGCAAGGCGCGATGACTCAGGAGGTTGCGCAAATCTGGAAACTCGGTGAGCAGGGAAACAAGGTGTTTACGATTATTCTTCCGGGCGATGTGCAATATGATCCGGAGAATGAAGAGCAGACAGCGGAGTATCACAAACTGGTTTCGTACATTGATCTAATCAGAACAAGCTTTAAACTCCAGGAATAA
- the pfkA gene encoding 6-phosphofructokinase: MANVKRIAVLTSGGDSQGMNAAVRAVVRSAIYYGIEVFGIQRGYQGLLNRDIFPMDLRSVGDIIQRGGTILQSARCLEFVKPEGQQKGADILNEMGIDGLVVIGGDGSYKGANKLSKLGIKTMALPGTIDNDISFTDYTIGFDTAVGVVVDAINKLRDTMSSHERSSIVEVMGRHCGDIALHAGLASGAETILVPEMPYDLNEVADRMKDNFARGKRHSIVIVAEGVGKGEDVAQALKDRHSTLDARVTVLGHIQRGGTPTPADRNLASRLGDFAVRKLIEGESDKACGIIKGELTLTDIDTVVNTKKGFDIELYELASRLSQ; encoded by the coding sequence ATGGCAAATGTAAAAAGAATCGCAGTATTAACCAGCGGAGGAGACTCCCAGGGCATGAACGCGGCCGTTCGCGCGGTTGTGCGCAGTGCAATCTATTACGGTATTGAAGTATTCGGTATTCAACGCGGCTACCAAGGCCTCTTGAACCGTGATATTTTCCCGATGGATCTGCGTAGCGTGGGCGATATTATCCAGCGCGGAGGAACCATCCTGCAGTCTGCAAGATGTCTTGAATTCGTGAAACCGGAAGGACAGCAGAAGGGCGCAGATATCCTGAATGAAATGGGAATCGACGGCCTGGTAGTTATCGGCGGTGACGGCTCTTACAAAGGAGCTAACAAACTCAGCAAGCTAGGTATCAAGACGATGGCTTTGCCGGGAACGATTGATAATGATATCTCTTTCACAGACTATACTATCGGCTTTGATACAGCTGTAGGTGTGGTTGTAGATGCAATCAATAAGCTCCGTGACACGATGTCCTCCCATGAGCGTTCTTCCATTGTCGAAGTAATGGGACGCCACTGCGGAGATATCGCACTGCACGCAGGACTGGCTTCCGGCGCGGAAACGATTCTGGTGCCGGAAATGCCATACGATCTTAACGAAGTGGCAGACCGGATGAAAGACAATTTTGCCAGAGGCAAACGCCACAGTATCGTAATTGTTGCTGAAGGCGTAGGCAAAGGTGAAGATGTAGCGCAAGCCCTCAAAGACCGTCACTCGACACTCGATGCACGCGTAACCGTTCTTGGTCACATCCAGCGCGGAGGTACGCCAACTCCAGCAGACCGTAACCTGGCCAGCCGTTTAGGTGACTTCGCGGTACGCAAACTGATTGAAGGCGAATCCGATAAAGCTTGCGGAATCATCAAAGGCGAATTAACGCTTACTGATATCGATACGGTTGTTAACACGAAGAAGGGCTTCGATATTGAATTGTACGAGCTGGCTTCCCGCCTGTCCCAATAA
- a CDS encoding MFS transporter, which yields MESVRTGGQYSDQNWLRSFMFTLYGTSVLVVSYFPLFYTHLGFSSPQVGLLYSLGPLISILSNLFWSMMSDRLGTIKKIMAILLAGQLVTAIMLAKATDFGLVMLILTLFYFFYYPVFPLADTMAIKIAQRHGRNFIAIRVFGSLGYSFFALTIGYVLRALGSSYSIGVCIVIVVAALFITLGLKDVKRTEGEPDNSKGSAKISAKGGGLKEILLQKEVLWFFSCVFVLALGHRMNEAFLTLSLKSMNAGDEIIGWALLASALSEIPIFFLLSKYGERFKELPLLAFASLMYGLRFLFMSLADVPGAIIAIQAMHSISFGIFYVTAVRYITRIIPDHLRATGLAIFTVVWSSVSGLLSGTFGGLIYEDSGRSVFYLVAMGFSVFAFIGFLIKHLMDIGGSSSRYFKKKSLPEAAPAEKASL from the coding sequence ATGGAATCCGTACGGACCGGCGGGCAGTATAGTGATCAAAACTGGCTGCGTTCCTTTATGTTTACGCTATATGGCACAAGTGTGCTGGTAGTTTCTTATTTCCCGTTATTTTATACCCATCTCGGCTTTAGCAGCCCTCAGGTAGGCCTGTTGTATTCCCTTGGACCACTGATCTCAATTCTGTCCAATCTGTTCTGGAGCATGATGAGCGACCGGCTGGGAACCATCAAAAAGATTATGGCTATTCTGCTTGCAGGTCAGCTTGTTACCGCAATTATGCTGGCTAAAGCCACGGACTTTGGGTTGGTTATGCTTATTTTAACCCTTTTCTACTTCTTCTATTACCCTGTTTTTCCTCTCGCAGACACGATGGCCATCAAAATTGCACAGCGTCATGGGCGGAACTTTATTGCAATTCGTGTGTTTGGCTCGCTGGGATATTCCTTTTTTGCGCTTACGATCGGATATGTGCTGAGAGCACTCGGCTCTTCTTACAGTATTGGTGTATGTATTGTAATAGTAGTAGCTGCACTTTTCATCACCCTCGGACTGAAAGATGTAAAGCGGACCGAAGGAGAACCGGACAACAGTAAGGGTTCTGCCAAAATAAGCGCAAAGGGCGGCGGGCTTAAAGAAATTCTGCTGCAAAAAGAAGTGCTGTGGTTCTTTAGCTGCGTCTTTGTACTGGCACTTGGCCACCGGATGAATGAAGCCTTTCTTACGCTTAGTCTAAAGAGCATGAATGCAGGTGATGAGATCATCGGCTGGGCACTGCTTGCTTCTGCGCTAAGCGAAATCCCAATTTTCTTTCTGCTTAGCAAATACGGGGAACGGTTCAAGGAGCTTCCTCTGCTCGCTTTTGCCAGCCTGATGTATGGTCTTCGTTTTCTCTTCATGTCGCTTGCGGATGTGCCCGGTGCCATTATTGCCATCCAGGCCATGCACAGCATTTCGTTCGGCATTTTTTATGTAACAGCCGTCAGGTATATCACGCGTATTATTCCCGACCATCTCCGCGCGACCGGGTTGGCGATTTTCACAGTAGTCTGGTCCAGTGTGTCAGGATTGCTAAGCGGTACCTTCGGAGGGCTTATATATGAGGATTCCGGACGGAGTGTCTTTTATCTGGTCGCCATGGGCTTTTCGGTATTCGCATTCATCGGTTTTCTCATTAAGCATCTGATGGATATCGGCGGATCTTCAAGCCGTTATTTTAAGAAAAAGTCACTCCCGGAGGCGGCTCCTGCAGAAAAGGCTTCGCTCTAA
- a CDS encoding CoA-disulfide reductase, whose amino-acid sequence MNRKIVIIGGVAGGASAAARLRRLNEQDEIVMLERGEHVSFANCGLPYYIGESINSREKLFLQTPEGIRARFNIDVRVFHEVTEIVRDQKLVRFRNVRTGEAGEVSYDILILSPGARPVVPTIPGIAEAGNLFTLRNIPDTDRIKAYVDDKQPKHATVIGGGFIGLEMAENLRERGLEVTLIDRGRQLLNPLDPEMARLIEDHFKLNGVELRLNEGVEAFEQAGELLRLSSGGELRTDMIILAIGVTPENGLARDCGLDLGFAGAIKVNASLQTSDPHIYAVGDAIEVKDRNHGFATMVSLAWGANRQGRLAADHINGRAISYDGALGSAIIKTFALTAAVTGNNEKTLKSINVPYEAVHIHPNSHAGYYPGATPIAMKLLFNPHTGAIYGAQAVGAAGVDKRIDVIATAIRGNLLVNELADIELTYAPPYSSAKDPVNMAGYVASNVMDGLVSLMQWHEVDKFTAGGGLLIDVRDAVELLAGTIPGSVNIPLPELRERLDEIPRDRELAVSCQVGLRGYIAARMLTQLGYKVKNVDGGYKTYSVMAADSSGTNSKPKASGETAKAADTEATDTLTAVGGNENYSAASQLFVDACGLQCPGPIRKVYETVSSMQEGQQLEIEATDFGFAADIKQWCLSTDNTLESVDVSEGKVRALLRKGLGQQTGEKPSAPASADKDGTTMIVFSGDLDKTIASFIIASGAAAMGKQVTMFFTFWGLNVLRKGEASGVKKKGFDKMFGMMMPQGTRKLPLSRMNMGGLGARLIRHTMGRKNVDSLEVLMNEALKAGVKLIACTMSMDIMGIKQEELITGVDYGGVASYLGAAEDSGVNLFI is encoded by the coding sequence ATGAACAGAAAAATTGTCATTATAGGTGGAGTAGCGGGAGGAGCTTCTGCTGCTGCGAGATTGCGCAGACTGAATGAGCAGGATGAGATTGTGATGTTGGAGCGTGGTGAGCATGTATCCTTTGCCAATTGCGGCCTGCCTTATTATATTGGGGAATCCATTAATTCACGCGAGAAATTGTTTCTTCAGACACCTGAGGGAATTAGAGCACGGTTTAACATCGATGTGAGAGTATTTCATGAAGTGACTGAGATTGTCCGTGACCAGAAGCTTGTACGGTTCCGGAATGTGCGTACTGGAGAAGCAGGGGAAGTCTCTTATGATATTCTGATCTTGTCACCGGGTGCCAGACCGGTAGTTCCGACCATTCCGGGTATCGCTGAAGCCGGGAATTTGTTCACCTTAAGAAATATCCCGGATACTGACCGGATCAAAGCCTATGTAGACGATAAGCAGCCCAAGCATGCAACTGTTATCGGCGGCGGCTTTATCGGGCTGGAAATGGCGGAGAATCTGCGGGAGAGAGGGCTTGAGGTAACGCTGATTGACCGGGGGAGACAGCTCCTGAACCCGCTTGATCCGGAAATGGCACGGCTAATAGAGGATCACTTTAAGCTGAATGGGGTAGAGCTCAGACTGAACGAAGGGGTTGAGGCCTTTGAGCAGGCAGGGGAATTACTGCGGTTGTCATCAGGCGGCGAGCTCAGAACCGATATGATTATCCTGGCAATCGGAGTAACCCCGGAGAACGGATTGGCCCGGGATTGCGGCCTCGATCTTGGATTCGCCGGAGCAATTAAGGTAAATGCATCGCTGCAGACGAGCGATCCTCATATTTATGCAGTTGGTGATGCTATCGAGGTGAAGGACCGTAACCATGGTTTTGCCACTATGGTCTCTCTGGCCTGGGGAGCAAACCGCCAAGGCCGGCTGGCAGCCGATCATATCAATGGCAGAGCAATCTCTTATGACGGGGCGTTAGGCAGCGCGATTATCAAGACGTTTGCCCTAACCGCTGCTGTTACAGGTAATAATGAAAAGACGCTCAAATCGATTAACGTTCCGTATGAGGCGGTTCATATTCACCCGAATTCACATGCCGGGTATTACCCGGGAGCCACTCCAATTGCCATGAAGCTGCTGTTTAATCCGCACACAGGAGCAATCTACGGTGCTCAAGCTGTGGGGGCAGCCGGTGTAGACAAGCGAATTGATGTCATAGCGACCGCCATTCGCGGAAATCTGCTGGTGAACGAGCTGGCAGATATAGAACTGACATATGCTCCGCCATATTCTTCGGCTAAAGACCCCGTCAATATGGCCGGATATGTAGCATCTAATGTGATGGATGGACTGGTCTCTCTTATGCAATGGCATGAGGTGGATAAGTTCACTGCCGGAGGGGGACTTTTAATTGATGTCAGAGATGCGGTAGAGCTGCTGGCCGGAACTATTCCCGGTTCCGTGAATATTCCGCTTCCGGAGCTTAGAGAGCGGCTGGATGAGATTCCCCGGGACCGGGAACTGGCTGTATCCTGCCAGGTAGGCTTGAGAGGTTATATTGCTGCAAGAATGTTAACCCAGCTTGGTTATAAGGTGAAGAATGTGGACGGAGGCTACAAAACGTATTCTGTAATGGCAGCAGACAGCAGTGGGACTAATTCAAAGCCAAAAGCATCAGGGGAAACTGCAAAAGCAGCAGATACTGAAGCAACGGACACTCTTACAGCTGTCGGTGGCAATGAGAATTATAGTGCAGCGAGTCAGCTTTTTGTGGATGCCTGCGGTTTGCAGTGCCCCGGTCCTATACGCAAGGTCTATGAGACTGTGAGTTCCATGCAGGAGGGACAGCAGCTGGAGATCGAAGCGACGGATTTCGGGTTTGCCGCGGATATTAAGCAGTGGTGTCTTTCTACGGACAACACCCTGGAATCAGTTGATGTCTCCGAAGGCAAAGTGAGGGCGCTGCTCCGCAAAGGTTTAGGCCAACAAACTGGCGAAAAACCCTCCGCTCCGGCATCTGCCGACAAGGACGGTACGACGATGATCGTGTTTAGCGGTGATCTGGACAAAACGATTGCCTCATTTATTATTGCCTCCGGTGCAGCCGCTATGGGCAAGCAGGTCACGATGTTCTTTACTTTCTGGGGGTTAAATGTTTTGCGCAAGGGAGAGGCTTCAGGAGTGAAGAAAAAGGGTTTCGACAAGATGTTCGGAATGATGATGCCGCAAGGCACCCGGAAGCTGCCGTTATCCAGAATGAATATGGGCGGCTTAGGAGCCAGATTGATCCGTCATACGATGGGCCGTAAAAATGTGGACTCTCTTGAGGTGCTCATGAATGAGGCGCTGAAAGCCGGCGTAAAGCTGATTGCCTGTACGATGAGTATGGATATCATGGGAATCAAACAGGAAGAGCTGATCACAGGCGTTGATTATGGCGGAGTGGCAAGTTATCTTGGAGCCGCTGAAGATTCCGGAGTTAATTTATTTATCTAA
- a CDS encoding M42 family metallopeptidase, which translates to MLTIQPNEDYILSVLKKLLDTPSPSGFTAKAMRLVAEEAASLNVPLSWNEKGGIILSVPGLDPSRTIGISAHVDTLGAMVRSIKPNGTLRLTSVGGFTMNSIENEYCVIHTRSGLTYTGTILTSHPSVHVYADARDFKRAEENMEIRIDELVSTKDDVLKLGIAVGDFISFDARAVITPSGYIKSRHLDDKASVAALLGLLESIKREGWKPLHNLSLLISNFEEVGHGTAWIPGEISEFIAVDMGAMGDDLSCKETDVSICAKDSSGPYDYAMTSRLIDLANSLAIPFAVDIYPQYGSDASAALRGGNNIRAALIGPGVHASHSMERTHKQAVLNTAKLLAAYVGAN; encoded by the coding sequence TTGCTTACAATTCAGCCAAATGAAGACTATATTCTATCCGTTCTCAAAAAACTGCTCGATACCCCCAGCCCCAGCGGCTTCACCGCTAAGGCTATGCGGCTCGTAGCCGAGGAAGCAGCTTCGCTGAACGTTCCGCTCAGCTGGAACGAGAAAGGCGGCATCATTCTCAGCGTACCCGGGCTTGATCCTTCCCGCACCATCGGCATTAGCGCGCATGTGGACACGCTGGGTGCGATGGTCCGCTCCATTAAGCCAAACGGCACGCTCCGCCTGACCTCTGTCGGCGGTTTTACAATGAACAGCATCGAAAATGAATACTGTGTCATTCATACCCGCAGCGGTCTGACTTATACCGGCACCATTCTAACCAGTCATCCCTCGGTGCATGTCTATGCCGATGCGCGTGACTTCAAACGGGCTGAGGAGAATATGGAAATCCGGATCGATGAGCTTGTCTCTACCAAAGATGATGTGCTCAAGCTCGGTATTGCTGTCGGTGATTTCATCTCCTTTGACGCCCGCGCGGTTATTACTCCTAGCGGCTATATCAAGTCACGCCATCTGGATGACAAAGCCAGTGTAGCCGCCCTGCTCGGCCTGCTGGAAAGCATCAAGCGTGAAGGCTGGAAGCCGCTTCATAACCTGTCCCTCCTGATCTCCAACTTCGAAGAGGTCGGCCACGGTACAGCATGGATTCCAGGCGAAATCAGCGAATTCATAGCGGTAGACATGGGCGCCATGGGGGATGACCTGAGCTGCAAGGAAACAGATGTATCGATCTGCGCCAAGGATTCCTCCGGCCCTTATGACTATGCTATGACCAGCCGTTTGATCGATCTGGCGAACAGCCTGGCGATTCCATTTGCGGTTGACATCTATCCGCAGTATGGCTCAGATGCCTCAGCTGCGCTGCGCGGCGGCAACAACATCCGTGCTGCACTGATCGGTCCGGGGGTGCATGCCTCCCACTCCATGGAGCGCACACATAAGCAGGCCGTCCTGAATACGGCCAAGCTGCTTGCCGCCTATGTCGGTGCAAACTGA